The sequence GACCAAATATCGCGTATCTGATTTGATAGTGTCAGTGGATCGAATGGTTTTGCAATGACATCGGCTGCGCCGATTTGGCGAAAGTGCTGAACTTCATAAGGCTGGACCTTTGCTGTTACAAATACGACCGGAATATCGCTAAACCCTTCCATACCTTTCAGTTCAGTTAGCGTAGAGGGCCCATCCATTTCAGGCATCATTACGTCTAGTAACACCATATCAGGCATAAATTCGGGAATAACTTTCAAGGCTTCCTTCCCGTTATCGCAAACTCTCACTTCAAAACCGCCAATTTTTTCAAGAGACAGTTTTACGATCTCCGCAATATCAGGCTCGTCATCAACATAAAGAATGCGTTTTAGATTCTTATCCTCAATCACTAGCGTCTACTCTCTTGGTAATGCTTCCTAAAAACAGTGACTACGCCCAATCCCTACTACGATAAACCAGGAGACAACTAACGTGCCGTTTGTATCTAAAGGCACACTATTTACCCATTAAATGATCGATGACAATTGTTTTAATTCCGTTGCTAGCACAATCCCGCCATATGTGCGGCAAGGATGTAGAAAACGTAGAGTTACCCGAATAGGATAAATGCATCAGATACCTACATCAAGGACCTTGCTCGTTTTTGGCAAATATCTCTAGTCCAACCACATGCGCGCATTTCTAAACATACGCATCCAGGGACCATCTCCTTGCCACTCATCGGGCGCCCACGAATGCTGTACTGAACGAAACACGCGTTCGGGGTGAGGCATCATAATGGTAAACCTCCCGTCTTTCGTAGTAAGACCTGTTAGGCCACTAGGTGAACCATTGGGATTAAATGGATAGCGCTCTGTAGCGTTACCGTTGTTGTCAACAAAACGCAAACTTGCCAAACGATTCGCCAGTAGATTCTCGAGACCTTCACGTTGATCGAAAACAGCACGCCCCTCTCCATGAGCTACCGCTATCGGCATGCGAGACCCGTGCATGCCTTGAAGAAAGATGGATGGAGAATCCAAAACTTCCACCATGGCAAATCTTGCTTCAAACTGTTCAGAGAGATTTCGTCTAAAACGAGGCCAATTTTCCGCGCCTGGGATTAATTCCCTTAGTTGCGACATCATTTGACAGCCGTTGCACACACCAAGGCCAAACGTATTTGCACGCTCGAAAAAAGCCGCCATTTCGTCGCGAGCTCTGCCGTTAAACAAAATCGACTTCGCCCAACCTGAGCCTGCGCCCAATACATCACCATAGGAAAAACCGCCGCAGGCCACCATGCCAGCAAAGTCGTTCAATGACACGCGCCCTGCTAAGATATCACTCATATGCACGTCAACGGCGTGAAATCCTGCGCGATCAAAAGCGGCGGCCATTTCTACCTGGCCATTCACACCCTGCTCCCTAAGCACGGCGACTCTGGGCCGTGCACCGCAATTGATATAGGCAGCGGAAATATCTTGATCTGGATCAAAGGTAAGTGAAGGACTTATTCCCGGGTTTTTCCCATCTAACAAATTATCGAATTCCTGCTGTGCACAATCCGGATTGTCTCGTAAGCGCTGCATCTGGTACGAAGTCTCGGACCAGGCCCGCTGCAGATTGGTACGTGTATCGCCAAACATCAGGTGTTTTGCCCTGTAAAAACGAATCTCGTCTTCATTATTCAACTGACCAATGACTACACTGTGTTTGCCTAAGCCTGCCTCGCGTAAAATTTCGAGTACTGCATCGGTATCGCTATGACGAACCTGGATGACTGCGCCTAGCTCCTCATTGAAAAGACCTGCGATTGAGTCCTCGCCCAGGTCATCGAGTTGTATATCGACACCTACATGACCTGCAAATGACATTTCACAGATAGTTGCCAGCAAACCGCCATCAGATCGATCGTGATAGGCGAGCAACAACTTTTCCTGGTTCAAATACTGAACCGTAGTGAAAAACGATTTGAACGACTGAACGTCGTCAAGATCCGGCGTGTGGTGACCAATGGATTTATAAACCTGCGCTAAAGCAGAGCCACCTAATCGATTTGCCGATTTACCAAGATCGATCAAGATCAAATCGGTGTCTCCAGCATCTCGACGCAATTGCGGAGTAAGCGTTTTGCGCACATCGGATACCGGAGCAAATGCGGTGACTATCAACGACAATGGCGCAGTCACCGACTTGGTTTGATGCCCTTCCTGCCACACCGTCTTCATGGACATGGAATCCTTCCCCACGGGGATAGCAATCCCTAGCTGTGGACACAATTCCATACCCACCGCTTTGACTGCCTCGTAAAGCCCGGCATCTTCACCGGGATGACCGGCTGGGGCCATCCAATTGGCCGACAACACAATCCGAGAAATATCTTCGATGGGTGATGCGACGATATTGGTCAATGCCTCGCCTACTGCCATGCGCGCAGAGGCTGCATGATGAAGTAGCGCAATCGGTGTACGCTCGCCCATGGCCATGGCTTCACCGGTTGTTGAGTGAAAATCGGTGATTGTTACCGCAACATCAGAAACAGGTACTTGCCACGGCCCAACCATCTGATCCTGTGCTATCAGACCGGTAACGGTTCTGTCGCCGATAGTAATGAGAAATGTCTTGTCTGCGACAGAGGGTAACCGCAATACACGATAAACAGCTTCTTTTATATCGATGCCATCAGTTGCGAACTCATTCTTGGCAAACGAGTGATGTTTGACATCGCGCAACATTTTGGGTGGTTTGCCAAGCAACACATCCATCGGAATATGGACTGGATAATTATCAAAAGCACCGTCGCCAACGATCAGCTCTCGTTCCTGTGTCGCTTCGCCAATGACCGCATAGGGGCAACGCTCGCGTTCACATAAGGCCTGAAACTCAGCCATACGATCATTAGAAATCGCCAGAACATAACGCTCCTGCGACTCGTTTGACCAGATTTCCATTGGCGACATACCAGGGTCATCACTCAGAATAGCACGCAGTTCGTATCGACCACCACGACCTGCATCATCGACTAACTCAGGCATCGCGTTGGACAAACCACCTGCGCCGACGTCATGAATGCTGATAATGGGATTGTTCTTGTCCATCTGCCAGCAACGGTCTATCACTTCCTGGCATCGACGTTCGATTTCCGGGTTACCACGCTGAACTGAGGCGAAATCCAGATCTTCACTGCTGGCACCTGTCGCCATTGAAGATGCGGCGCCACCGCCCAGGCCGATTAGCATCGCAGGGCCACCCAACACGACTAACTGAGCACCAGCAGGTATCTCATTTTTTTCCACCTGGTTGCGCAGAATATTTCCTACCCCACCTGCCAACATGATGGGTTTGTGGTAACCACGCACCTCTTCACCCGCAGGCCCGTTTACCTTTTCTTCAAAGGTTCGAAAATAGCCACCAATATTGGGGCGACCGAATTCATTATTGAAAGACGCGGCACCAATCGGACCTTCGAGCATGATATCCAGTGCTGAAACAATGCGCCCTGGCTTTCCATAATTCGTTTCCCACGCTTGCTCATAGCCAGGAATCCGAAGGTTAGACACGGAAAAACCACAAACTCCGGCCTTGGGTTTACTTCCCCGCCCTGTTGCGCCTTCATCCCGTATTTCACCACCTGAGCCCGTCGCAGCCCCCGGAAAAGGTGAAATCGCAGTTGGATGATTATGGGTTTCCACTTTCATCAGGATATCTATCTGGTGTTCGTGATAACCGTATTCGCCGGTTTTGCTGTCAGCGTAAAACCACTGACCATCAAATCCCTTGACCACTGCGGCGTTATCTTTATATGCGGACAACACGTCGCCGGGGTTCTTTTCGTGGGTATTACGAATCATTTTGAACAGCGACAACGGCTGTGGCTGACCATCAATTACCCAGTCGGCATTAAAAATCTTGTGCCGACAATGCTCGGAATTGGCTTGAGCAAACATCATAAGCTCGGCATCGGTTGGGTTTCGATTGAGTCTTAGGAAATTGTCGACCAGGTAGTCAATCTCATCTTCGGCCAGGGCCAGTCCCCACTCGCTGTTTGCACGCGCTAGCGCGTCACGACCACCTTGTACCACATCCACAGTTTTTAAAGATCGTGGCTCGTGCTCAACAAACAGACTGTCTACCTCGTCGAGCGACCAAAACACCGATTCAATCATTCGGTCATGGAGCGATCTCGCCGCTAAATCGAGCCGCTTGTCATCCAGGGTCTGATCGGCTACCAAAAAGTATTTAATACCGCGCTCTATTCTCTTGACTGAACTCAGACCGCAATTATGTACGATATCCGTCGCCTTACTTGACCAAGGAGAAATAGTCCCGGGCCGCGGCGTGATAATCAGTTCATGGGCGTTCCCAGGACTGGTAAATTCCTCGCAACCATCATTAAGTATCTGCTGAAGACGCTCACGCTGCTCACTGTCCAGCGATTGTTCCAGCTCGGCGAAATAAATGAATTGAGAATACACTCCCTTGATTTCCGGGATGTTTTCCTGGAGGGCCGTTAATAGTTTTTTGAGACGAAAGGCGGAATGGGCGGTTGCCCCAACTATCGGATACATATCACTCGCTCAGGCCATAGGACTCGGGGCGGCTATGATACTGTATCGTCGGGGGGTAGGCCAGTTTGGAAGTGGGTTAAGAACGTGAGATTCTTCAGCCTGTTGCTGCGATTTCTGTTGGCACCGCGCCGAGCCGACTAAACTTTGAATCGTCCCATCAAGGAACGTAGCTCGGCCTCAAACTGCGTCAATTCATTCGCTGCCGAGTGGGTTTGCTGCGCGCCAGCCGCGTTTTCCTCTGCGATTTCGATGATTTTGCTGATATGGTTTCGGACCTGTTCGGTCTTTATTTCCTGCTCACGCGCCATATCCGCGATCATCGAATTCATTTCCATGATGGTGCTAACTGAACTTACTATCGACTGTAGTGAATCACTGGTGTTTGCAGCTTGTTGAACACCGCTTTTGGCTCGTTCGAGCTCCGCATCCATTACGTCAACCGCTTGCTTGGCGCCGCTTTGCAAGCGGTTAATCATCGCTTCAATCTCGGCTGTTGATTCCTGCGTGCGAGTCGCAAGCGTACGCACCTCATCCGCAACCACAGCAAACCCGCGTCCTTGCTCACCTGCGCGTGCGGCCTCAATAGCGGCGTTGAGCGCCAGAAGATTAGTCTGTTCCGCAATCCCCTTGATAACATCCAACACCTGACCAATGTTTTCACTTTCCTTTTCCACCGAGTGGATAACATTGCCGGCATTCTCCACGCTGGAGGCCATGTTCTCGATCGCACTTATCGTCTGGGTAATAACCTGTTTTCCGCGCTCGGAGGCATCGTTCGCAGTTTGTGCCGCGTCCACAGCTTGTTCGGCGTTTCGCGATACCTGATTTACAACACGTGTGACTTCTTCAATCACGCGCGCAACTGTCTCAGTTTCCTGTTGCTGCAAATCAGCGCGTTTCTGGGTTTCCTGTGAGACCAATTCCAATCGCGCGATTTTTTCGTGAAACTGCTCCAGGAATTTAATCGTGCGCGAAACAAGATCGTGAATTTGATTTGAAAACGCGTTAAAACCTTTAGCGAGCTGCCCCAACTCATCATTGCTCTTAGCGGATAGCCGTTTGGTTAAGTCTCCATCGCCATTGGCAATGTCATTCATCGCCTTGACGGAACGGTTTAAAGGCCGGGTAATTGATCGCTGCAATAGAAAGACACCACCGACTCCCACGCCGATAGCAACAATCAACAAAAATGAAACAATACTAATATTGCCGGTAATTTGCCCTTTCAGTTCCTCAGAAACCAACTCAATACCACTTTGCTGTTCGTCTACCAGCGTTTTGAGCTTTTTCTCCATATCCGCCAGCAAGGGACCGACCTGGCTGCGCAGAATATAGACATCCATTCTTGCCTGTTCGCCTCGAAAGAGCTCCTGCAAGCTGTCAAAGCGTTCACCGAAAGACTCAAAGCCGTCTGTAAATTGGGAAAAATATTCTTCTTGTTCAAACGTAAACAGCGAAGATTTCTTTTTGATCTTTTCAATTAGGTCTGCGGACAAATCTACATAAATCTTAACGTTTTCAGTAAAGTCTTCATCGCCGGCGATTAAATAGCTCCGGATATTATTCATGACATAGGCCCAGGCGAATCGCAATTCTCCCAGCAACAACGCGAGCTCTTTTCGGGTCTTATTCGCCTTCTGCCCTTTCTCCTCGATCATCATATTGCCGATGGCCTGAATCATTTCGCGGCTGGCGGGGTCAATCTCGCCAGATGCATAAGACAATGCCCGAAAGTTTTCGGACTGATTGTCAGCAATTTCAAGCAACTGATCCTTTATCTCTGAAAACTTCTGGAATTCTTCTCGGATACTGGCTATTTGTGCCACGACTTTTTCATCTTCAAGCGAGGCAGACGCTTTCTCAAGCATTACCAGATTCTGTTCTGCTTCGTGCATGCCTTCCTGGATTGTCGTCTTATATTCCTGATTCTTACTAAGAATATAAAAACCCAAGGCATTAGACGACAGGTGAAGGTTATTGGCTAAATCAAGTGACTGTAGTGCAAGAGGCTGGTGTTCAACCACAACTCTATTAACGGTTTTCTGGCTTTGAAACAGGCCAACGATGGTTAAAACGACGATTAATAGCGATACGAATAGAACAACTCCGAACCCACCAAAGAGTTTTTGCGTTATCCCCAGTTTTGTTAATATTTTTACGGCCATTACAGTGCGAGTGATTTGTCTATACCACCACTGTGTCGACCATTGATATGACATACTTAAATTATGTTTGAATCAAGGATAGAAAATATGGGCGCCAATGTGGGCGATAGATTTCTTCTTTTTACCCCAGGTTGGCAATATGTTATCTGCGTGATAAAACAGGGCTTTAGTTAAATCCGGGTGACGAGTGCCGCTTAGCACATTTCTACTGATGGTTACGGCCTTTTGCCAGGCTTCCACATCGGTTGGCGCATCATCTATCTTATCGCCGGTCCAGGAAAAATGACTGATATGACGCTGCAATTTTGGATTCCAGGCGTATTGTCTTACGACGTCGCAAATCGTATTGGGAAATCGTCCTGACGCAACCCGGTTCATGGTAACGGTTGCAACCGCCAACTGTCCTTCCTCGGATTCCCCCCTAGCCTCGTGATAGATATTGAGCGAAAGACAGCGTATATCACGAACTTCGCGTTTATCGGAAACCATACCAAAGACGAGAAATGCCATCAGCCCAACGATTAGCAAGATCGTGAGCAAAAACCATCTCATTCCACGACTTAAATCATGCCAACGATCGACAATTGAATGAACCACCTGAACTACCTTTTTCTTCGGACCAGCTTCTTTCTGTATTGAAAAGCACCCAATTGTTTATGAACGGCTTACGTATGTACTCCCCAACACACGTGAGCGGATGTTATCGATATCGGTTTATGAAACGCTTATTCAACAACTTTTGACTCCCCCACTGCACGCGGGTCAGAGGCCGCATAGACTTTGTTATCTTTCTTATCCCAAAGTATGGCTTGCATATTACCGTAACGAAATCTGGCCTGTTCTAATTCATGACCTCGCTCTTGTAGTTGGTCCAACTCTATTTCATCAAAGGCATTGTCTTCATAGAATATTTTGTCTGGCAGATATTGATGATGAAAACGCGGCAAACTCACCCAGGATTGTGGCTTGTTTCCCGAGGCATGATCGAGCAGACCTAACAGAACCATCGTAATAATGCGACTGCCACCGGGTGTCCCTATGACAGCAACCGAATCCGGACTCTCGACGAAACTCGGTGTCATGCTGGAAAGAGGGCGTTTACGCGGCGCGATTGCATTGGCAGCAGCACCTACCAAACCATAGGCGTTTGGTACTCCCGGTTTTGCGGAAAAGTCATCCATTTCATCGTT is a genomic window of Gammaproteobacteria bacterium containing:
- a CDS encoding cell wall hydrolase encodes the protein MVHSIVDRWHDLSRGMRWFLLTILLIVGLMAFLVFGMVSDKREVRDIRCLSLNIYHEARGESEEGQLAVATVTMNRVASGRFPNTICDVVRQYAWNPKLQRHISHFSWTGDKIDDAPTDVEAWQKAVTISRNVLSGTRHPDLTKALFYHADNILPTWGKKKKSIAHIGAHIFYP
- the purL gene encoding phosphoribosylformylglycinamidine synthase; protein product: MYPIVGATAHSAFRLKKLLTALQENIPEIKGVYSQFIYFAELEQSLDSEQRERLQQILNDGCEEFTSPGNAHELIITPRPGTISPWSSKATDIVHNCGLSSVKRIERGIKYFLVADQTLDDKRLDLAARSLHDRMIESVFWSLDEVDSLFVEHEPRSLKTVDVVQGGRDALARANSEWGLALAEDEIDYLVDNFLRLNRNPTDAELMMFAQANSEHCRHKIFNADWVIDGQPQPLSLFKMIRNTHEKNPGDVLSAYKDNAAVVKGFDGQWFYADSKTGEYGYHEHQIDILMKVETHNHPTAISPFPGAATGSGGEIRDEGATGRGSKPKAGVCGFSVSNLRIPGYEQAWETNYGKPGRIVSALDIMLEGPIGAASFNNEFGRPNIGGYFRTFEEKVNGPAGEEVRGYHKPIMLAGGVGNILRNQVEKNEIPAGAQLVVLGGPAMLIGLGGGAASSMATGASSEDLDFASVQRGNPEIERRCQEVIDRCWQMDKNNPIISIHDVGAGGLSNAMPELVDDAGRGGRYELRAILSDDPGMSPMEIWSNESQERYVLAISNDRMAEFQALCERERCPYAVIGEATQERELIVGDGAFDNYPVHIPMDVLLGKPPKMLRDVKHHSFAKNEFATDGIDIKEAVYRVLRLPSVADKTFLITIGDRTVTGLIAQDQMVGPWQVPVSDVAVTITDFHSTTGEAMAMGERTPIALLHHAASARMAVGEALTNIVASPIEDISRIVLSANWMAPAGHPGEDAGLYEAVKAVGMELCPQLGIAIPVGKDSMSMKTVWQEGHQTKSVTAPLSLIVTAFAPVSDVRKTLTPQLRRDAGDTDLILIDLGKSANRLGGSALAQVYKSIGHHTPDLDDVQSFKSFFTTVQYLNQEKLLLAYHDRSDGGLLATICEMSFAGHVGVDIQLDDLGEDSIAGLFNEELGAVIQVRHSDTDAVLEILREAGLGKHSVVIGQLNNEDEIRFYRAKHLMFGDTRTNLQRAWSETSYQMQRLRDNPDCAQQEFDNLLDGKNPGISPSLTFDPDQDISAAYINCGARPRVAVLREQGVNGQVEMAAAFDRAGFHAVDVHMSDILAGRVSLNDFAGMVACGGFSYGDVLGAGSGWAKSILFNGRARDEMAAFFERANTFGLGVCNGCQMMSQLRELIPGAENWPRFRRNLSEQFEARFAMVEVLDSPSIFLQGMHGSRMPIAVAHGEGRAVFDQREGLENLLANRLASLRFVDNNGNATERYPFNPNGSPSGLTGLTTKDGRFTIMMPHPERVFRSVQHSWAPDEWQGDGPWMRMFRNARMWLD
- a CDS encoding response regulator, whose product is MEDKNLKRILYVDDEPDIAEIVKLSLEKIGGFEVRVCDNGKEALKVIPEFMPDMVLLDVMMPEMDGPSTLTELKGMEGFSDIPVVFVTAKVQPYEVQHFRQIGAADVIAKPFDPLTLSNQIRDIWSLAVAES
- a CDS encoding methyl-accepting chemotaxis protein; translated protein: MAVKILTKLGITQKLFGGFGVVLFVSLLIVVLTIVGLFQSQKTVNRVVVEHQPLALQSLDLANNLHLSSNALGFYILSKNQEYKTTIQEGMHEAEQNLVMLEKASASLEDEKVVAQIASIREEFQKFSEIKDQLLEIADNQSENFRALSYASGEIDPASREMIQAIGNMMIEEKGQKANKTRKELALLLGELRFAWAYVMNNIRSYLIAGDEDFTENVKIYVDLSADLIEKIKKKSSLFTFEQEEYFSQFTDGFESFGERFDSLQELFRGEQARMDVYILRSQVGPLLADMEKKLKTLVDEQQSGIELVSEELKGQITGNISIVSFLLIVAIGVGVGGVFLLQRSITRPLNRSVKAMNDIANGDGDLTKRLSAKSNDELGQLAKGFNAFSNQIHDLVSRTIKFLEQFHEKIARLELVSQETQKRADLQQQETETVARVIEEVTRVVNQVSRNAEQAVDAAQTANDASERGKQVITQTISAIENMASSVENAGNVIHSVEKESENIGQVLDVIKGIAEQTNLLALNAAIEAARAGEQGRGFAVVADEVRTLATRTQESTAEIEAMINRLQSGAKQAVDVMDAELERAKSGVQQAANTSDSLQSIVSSVSTIMEMNSMIADMAREQEIKTEQVRNHISKIIEIAEENAAGAQQTHSAANELTQFEAELRSLMGRFKV